A window from Mytilus galloprovincialis chromosome 8, xbMytGall1.hap1.1, whole genome shotgun sequence encodes these proteins:
- the LOC143042789 gene encoding ras-related protein Rab-30-like, giving the protein MEDYKYLFKVVLIGEAGVGKTCLVRRFTQGLFPPGQGATIGVDFMIKTVEIDGEKVKLQIWDTAGQERFRSITQSYYRSANSLILVYDVCCQASFDSLPTWIQEIETYASTKFCGYLVGNKTDKINDKEIPTHIGQQFADRYEMDFIETSAKEADNVDKLFYTIAKKLSKEAKQGELISDDTTKFNTDNTTSISNCSGCLKF; this is encoded by the exons ATGGAAGATTACAAGTATTTGTTTAAAGTGGTATTGATTGGTGAAGCAGGTGTTGGGAAGACATGTCTTGTTAGAAGATTTACACAG gGACTATTCCCTCCAGGACAGGGGGCTACAATTGGAGTAGATTTCATGATCAAAACTGTTGAAATAGATGGAGAGAAAGTAAAA CTACAGATTTGGGACACAGCTGGTCAAGAGAGGTTCCGCTCCATTACTCAAAGTTACTATAGATCTGCAAACTCTCTTATTCTAGTTTATGACGTCTGCTGCCAAGCATCTTTTGATTCATTACCCACATGGATTCAGGAAATAGAAACTTATGCCAGTACAAAGTTTTGTGGTTACTTAGTTG gaAACAAAACAGATAAAATTAATGACAAAGAAATACCAACACACATTGGACAACAATTTGCAGACAGATACGAAATGGACTTTATTGAAACATCAGCAAAAGAAGCTGATAATGTTGATAAACTTTTCTATACTATCGCCAAAAAATTGTCAAAGGAAGCCAAACAAGGGGAGTTAATTTCAGATGACACTACAAAGTTCAACACAGACAATACAACCAGTATTTCAAACTGTAGTgggtgtttgaaattttaa